In the Corvus cornix cornix isolate S_Up_H32 chromosome 20, ASM73873v5, whole genome shotgun sequence genome, one interval contains:
- the CCNDBP1 gene encoding cyclin-D1-binding protein 1 has product MEAREPLRDVRGALRAVLARLREGEPGEGREPFELPRFWDALGQTFQVTSQEATKLSLAFSRPPLPSSEDCQKLSEDVQNAILAVATVYYWLPKSQGTTLRKMVRDATTEVVEGMIQLTDTILNAPVESLSQEQLISTGGVWEACEQVSKLPRDNQAAVVSALAACLGVVKDAVEEMEHALVEGQDPYGDIMEDEELGFRGNRDTYWSEADRQLLSSCMGLMKASKACLKKVLAAVKAHGKAESPEQIAQLDDLADIANEISPSVDELALSMYPPVNPLAVRLNAAKLASVLKKVLEIAKTSHVCPPSEEGWVQFLTGAVDHNMNKVKNFTQGQL; this is encoded by the exons ATGGAGGCGCGGGAGCCGCTGCGGGACGTGCGCGGGGCGCTGCGGGCGGTGCTGGCGCGGCTGCGAG AGGGAGAGCCCGGCGAGGGCCGAGAGCCGTTCGAGCTGCCGCGCTTCTGGGACGCGCTAG gtcaGACATTCCAAGTAACATCACAGGAAGCTACAAAGCTGAGTCTGGCATTCTCAAGGCCTCCACTACCTTCTTCAGAG GATTGCCAGAAGCTGAGTGAGGATGTCCAAAATGCCATTCTTGCAGTTGCCACAGTGTACTACTGGCTCCCCAAGAGCCAAG GTACTACTCTTCGGAAGATGGTTCGAGATGCTACCACTGAAGTAGTGGAGGGGATGATCCAACTCACAGACACCATTCTCAATGCTCCAGTGGAGAG cttgTCTCAGGAACAGCTCATATCAACTGGAGGTGTGTGGGAGGCCTGTGAGCAAGTGTCTAAGCTGCCACGAG atAACCAGGCAGCAGTTGTGTCGGCTCTGGCTGCATGTCTAGGTGTGGTCAAGGATGCTGTGGAAGAGATGGAACAT GCACTGGTGGAGGGGCAGGATCCCTATGGGGACATCATGGAAGATGAAGAGCTGGGCTTTCGGGGCAACAGAGACACATATTGGTCAGAGGCTGACCggcagctgctcagctcctgcatggGATTAATGAAGGCTTCTAAAGCTTGCCTGAAGAAGGTCTTGGCTGCAGTGAAGGCCCATGGCAAAGCTGAATCGCCAGAGCAGATTGCTCAGCTGGATGACCTGGCAGACATTGCTAATGAGATCAGTCCAAG TGTTGATGAGCTGGCACTGAGCATGTACCCCCCTGTGAACCCCTTGGCTGTGCGACTTAAT gCTGCTAAGTTGGCCTCAGTGTTAAAGAAAGTCTTAGAGATTGCAAA GACAAGCCATGTATGTCCACCATCAGAGGAAGGCTGGGTGCAGTTTCTTACTGGTGCAGTAGATCACAACATGAACAAAGTCAAGAACTTCACACAGGGTCAACTTTAG